One part of the Drosophila teissieri strain GT53w chromosome 3R, Prin_Dtei_1.1, whole genome shotgun sequence genome encodes these proteins:
- the LOC122621234 gene encoding calnexin, giving the protein MAWKMGGNRAATLALLLASSLLLLSAAKAADLGPDSESDDFEDGYVEDVQEEPTAIDGDEKLAYESPVIDAKKFHFADHFDDVEASRKKWVLSQAKKDDIAEEISKYDGIWNWESPQRIVWANDLGLVLKSKAKHAAIAAPLRQPFEFKSDKPLVVQYEVTLQEGQECGGSYLKLLSAGKDTEQLKAFNDKTPYTIMFGPDKCGNDVKMHFIFRHVNPINGTITEKHCNKPKNRLEEPFKDKLPHLYQLVVRPDNSFEIRVDHKIINEGSLLTDFKPPVNPPSEIDDPNDHKPEAWDEREKIPDPTAHKPEDWDEDAPPQLPDTDAVMPNGWLEDEPDMIFDPTATKPEDWDAEIDGEWEAPLVDNPVCEKAPGCGKWKAPLIPNPNYKGKWRAPMIENPNYQGKWAPRKIVNPDFFEDLKPFQMTPISAVGLELWSMSSDILFDNLIITDDVEVARDFAANSFDIKRRYIDRESDSFVNKVVELAKANPSIWGIGLVVIVALVALTIYCRFGTAKSQDSAAKKAAAEAKKTDDPQPDDEPEAEEEEESDERAAGDSSKESTPLSASPKKNQKSDLDDNEEETKAAENQEPAQTEESNTKTRKRQARKE; this is encoded by the exons ATGGCGTGGAAAATGGGAGGAAACCGGGCCGCAACGCTGGCgttgctcttggccagcagtttgctgctgctgagtgCGGCCAAAGCCGCCGATTTGGGCCCGGATTCGGAGTCGGACGACTTCGAGGACGGCTATGTGGAGGATGTGCAG GAGGAACCCACCGCCATCGATGGCGATGAGAAGCTGGCCTACGAGAGCCCGGTGATCGATGCCAAGAAGTTCCACTTCGCGGACCACTTCGACGACGTGGAGGCGTCCAGGAAGAAGTGGGTCCTGTCGCAGGCCAAGAAGGACGACATCGCCGAGGAGATCTCCAAGTACGATGGCATCTGGAACTGGGAGTCGCCGCAGCGCATCGTTTGGGCAAACGATCTGGGTCTGGTGCTCAAGTCGAAGGCCAAGCATGCGGCCATAGCCGCGCCCCTCCGCCAGCCGTTCGAGTTCAAGTCGGACAAGCCGCTGGTGGTGCAGTACGAGGTCACGTTGCAG gaGGGTCAGGAGTGCGGCGGCTCGTATCTGAAACTTTTGTCCGCCGGAAAAGACACGGAGCAACTAAAAGCC TTCAATGACAAGACACCCTATACCATCATGTTTGGACCGGACAAGTGCGGCAACGATGTGAAAATGCACTTCATATTCCGGCACGTCAATCCAATTAATGGCACCATCACCGAGAAGCACTGCAACAAGCCAAA GAACCGTTTGGAAGAGCCATTCAAGGACAAGCTACCCCATCTGTACCAGCTGGTGGTCCGTCCCGATAACAGCTTCGAGATTCGCGTTGACCACAAGATCATCAACGAGGGTTCCCTGCTGACCGACTTCAAGCCACCAGTCAACCCGCCGTCGGAGATCGACGACCCCAATGACCACAAACCAGAAGCGTGGGATGAGCGTGAGAAGATCCCAGACCCCACTGCCCACAAGCCCGAGGATTGGGACGAGGATGCTCCACCACAGCTGCCCGATACCGATGCCGTCATGCCCAATGGCTGGCTCGAGGATGAGCCTGACATGATTTTCGATCCAACTGCCACCAAACCCGAGGATTGGGATGCCGAAATCGATGGCGAGTGGGAGGCTCCTTTGGTGGACAATCCAGTCTGCGAGAAGGCACCCGGCTGTGGCAAGTGGAAGGCTCCGCTCATCCCCAATCCCAACTACAAGGGCAAGTGGCGTGCACCAATGATCGAGAACCCCAACTACCAGGGCAAGTGGGCACCCAGGAAGATTGTCAACCCAGACTTCTTTGAGGATCTGAAGCCCTTCCAAATGACGCCAATC AGCGCCGTGGGTCTGGAGCTGTGGTCCATGTCCAGCGACATTCTCTTCGACAACCTGATCATCACGGACGATGTGGAGGTGGCCCGTGACTTTGCCGCCAACAGCTTCGACATCAAGCGTCGCTACATTGATCGTGAATCG GACTCATTCGTGAATAAGGTAGTCGAGCTAGCCAAGGCCAATCCCTCGATCTGGGGCATTGGCCTAGTGGTCATTGTGGCGCTGGTTGCCCTCACCATCTACTGTAGATTTGGTACCGCTAAGAGTCAG GACTCTGCTGCCAAAAAGGCTGCTGCCGAGGCCAAGAAGACCGACGATCCTCAGCCCGATGATGAGCCCgaggccgaggaggaggaggagagcgACGAAAGGGCCGCTGGCGATTCCAGCAAGGAGAGCACACCGCTGTCCGCTAGTCCCAAGAAGAACCAAAAGTCTGATTTAGATGATAACGAAGAGGAGACCAAGGCGGCGGAGAATCAAGAGCCCGCCCAGACTGAG GAATCTAACACAAAAACACGCAAGCGTCAGGCGCGCAAGGAGTAA